The Octadecabacter arcticus 238 genome contains a region encoding:
- a CDS encoding I78 family peptidase inhibitor translates to MLLAACDTALGPNAPTPMGAGLSDAADDTCNANRYAPLIGEDATALERVLLLGQVRVIRPNQAITMDFRPERINFNVSSDNRIRSIFCS, encoded by the coding sequence TTGTTGCTCGCCGCGTGCGACACTGCGCTTGGCCCGAATGCGCCAACGCCAATGGGTGCAGGCCTGTCAGATGCGGCTGACGACACCTGTAACGCCAACCGATACGCGCCCCTTATCGGCGAAGACGCGACCGCACTAGAACGTGTTTTGTTGCTCGGACAGGTCAGAGTGATCCGGCCAAATCAGGCGATCACAATGGATTTTCGCCCGGAACGGATCAACTTTAACGTCAGTTCCGACAACCGGATTAGGTCAATTTTCTGTTCTTGA